TTAATAAAACATTATGTGACCTATTAGGCGTAAATGTTTTGGAATTTAATGGAGAAGAAGATTCTGTTTTTCACGAATATGATCGTAATGAAGAAAACAAGTTTATGGAATATTTAGATGATTATGGAACTTTTAATGAAGTTCCGTTAGATTATATGTTCGAGTTAATGAAAATGCATTATCCTATAATTAATGAGAAAAGAATTGAAAAAGGAGAAGTTTTAGACTTATCTAATTTATAGTAAAAAAGGTTTCATTATATAATGAAACCTTTTTTATTTTTTAAAGTAGTTATTATAATTGCATGATATTTTTAGAATAAAAAAATATAGCTAAATCAATTTGTTTAAATTAGCAACATGCAAGAGTTTATAGATTATATTAAAGGATTTATTGATGTAAGTGAAGAAACAGTTGAACATATTTTAAATGTAGCTAATGAAGAAACTTTTGAAAAAGGTCAACAAATTCTTAACATAGGTAAGACGTGTAAATATTTATATTTTCTGAAGGAAGGAAGTGTGCGCAGTTTTATATATCAAAAAGGAAAAGATATTACCCATTGGGTTTATGGAGATAAATCGTTATTTACTTCTTGGGGAAGTTATGTATTACAGCAACCTTCAAATGAATACTTAGAAGCAATTGATGAGTGTAAAGTAATTGCTATATCTTATGATAATTGGCAAAAGTTATATCAAGAACATCCAGAATTGGAACGATTTGGTCGCTTAATGATGGAGCAGGAATTGGCTGTCATTGATGAGTTTTATAAAGGATATTATTTTTTGTCTGCCAAAGAGAAATATGAATTGTTAATTAGTGCTTATCCAAGAATAACACAAATTGCCAACTTAGGTCATATTGCTTCTATGTTGGGAATAAGTCAAGAAACATTAAGTCGAATTAGAGTAAAATAAAAAAGGGCCTTTCCTCAAAGAAAAAGCCCTAGCGTGAAAAGAGTGGGGGTTATTACCCTTTACAAATTAACACATGAAAAGAAGTTTGGATTTAAAAAACCCTTACTACATTAAATCCAAAAGAAATATCTCCTTTGCCCCAATCTCCCTGCGCTTTAGTTAAAAAGGCACTGTCGTTACTTCCTCGAGCATTTGAAAATAATAATTGAAATACATGCCCGCCAGTTTCAATATCTATTCCTAAAGTTAGCGGGTTTTTATAAATGGAATTGCTATCTCTATTAAAATTATAGGCATAATCTAAATTTACACTCATTCGTTTACTTACTTTTAAACGACCTCCTATCCCCATTAAAAACTGATTGTGATTTCTAGATTTTGTAGCATTTAAATCTTGTAAGTTTTGACGTACAAAAGAAGGAGCTACTTCTAATGATAAGTTTTTAGATACTCTACGAGAGGCTAAAACTTGAAAAGTATAACTCATACGATCACCAAACTTTAAATCAGGGTAATTTGCTTTTTTTAATTCTGAATTAATGTCTGCACTTACATACCCTACAAGATTAAGAGGGAATTTATTTGATTGTTTTGTGATCGCTATTTTGGCAGTTCCAGAATACGTTTTCTCAAAACTATCTCTACTTAGTCCTAATTGAACACCATCCCAGAAACTATAAACCAATTGAATTTTAGTGTTGGCTTGGTCCAATCCAAAAAACTCATCAATACCATCTTTTAACGAACCAAAACGGTGAGCAACAATAAGATATAAATCTCCTTTGTCCGCTATTTTAGTTGATTGTAAGTTTCCTATTTGCATTGCTTTAAATGCGGGTAAGTCGAATAACTTAGTGTTTTTGGTCTCCTTATCAAGTTCATTTAATAAATCATCTTGAGCATTTACACTCAACGACAAAAAAAGAACGATTAAGAATAAATTTATTTTAGTATACATTGATTTAGTTTTAATTCTTCCAATAAATCATCATATCCAATGACATGACCCTTTATTGTAATGTTTTGATTTAAGTTTAAAGTTGTTATTAAAGTTGGTGTTTTAAATTGACAGAATATTTGATTGTTTAAGGTAATTCCCTCACTATCTAATCCTGTAATTTTACCAGTTAGCTCTACTACTTTTGAATTCCATTCGTTAAAATTCGAACTAGCCTTTTCTAAGAAATCTTCCGAGCTTCCCTTATAACTACTATTTAGTTCTTCAATAGTTTTATGAGGCTTATATACATAGGTATATGCTGTAAATGCTGCTAGCATAATGAAAATACCTATTACAAAAAGTTTATTTTTTTTCAACCAATTCATAGTGTATGGTAATATTTATTTGTTCTGCAATTTTCTTACGGACAATACTTGGTATTTTAATATCGAAATCCTGTGGTTTCACTGAAAAACTAGCCTGTAGTTCTATTGTATTGCCTTGGAGATTAACTTTAGCAATGGTATTTACTTCTTTCTTTTTTCCTCTTATAGTAAGTATTCCATTTAGAGGGAATTCTTTTTGAGACTTCATTTTTTCTATAGAAAGGGCTGCCAATTTTCCTCTAAAAGTGGCCTTCGGATGTGTATCAGAATCCATATAATTTTCATTAAAATGTTCTTGCATCAAGGCAACTTTAAATTGAAAGGCGTTTATAAATAATTGAGCTGCAATATCTCCAGTATCTACTTTTAATATAGAAGTAGAACTATGGTTTGTTGCTTCAACAGGTTCAAAGGCCTCTACGGATGCTTTGAAATGAGTTGTGCCAGTTCTTGTAAAGTATTTTTGTGCGGCAATTGATTGTGAAATCAAAACTATGACTAGTATTATTAATTTTCTCATTATAATTTTTTAGGGTTAATCAATATATCCGTCGGTCTTCCATTTATCAAATAAAGCTCTTCTATCTGCAGTTAGAAGCCCATTTTGCGGCATAGGATTGGCAGCATCATTTATACGAGCTATTAGATTTCCATTTTGAGCTGAATTTTTGACTTGCTGATATGTTTCTAATATCAAACCATTAGCTGGGTTTACGGAACTGTGACAGGTTAAACAATTATTAAAAATTATAGGCTGGATGTCTTGCTTATAGGTTATAGTTCTGTTTACAGGAGCTCCTGCTAATGGTATTTCAGCAGTCGTACAACCTACGCCTAGTATAATAGTTGCTAAATAAAATATTCTTTTCATTCTTTTAATTTTGAACATCAACATTTGTTACATTTTCTATTTTGTTTTCTAATGGAGCTATGGTTACCTTTTTACTTATACTTAAAATATCACCTTCTCCTGGAGCGCCATCTCCATTCTTATCGGCAACAACAGTTAAATAATAGTCTCCCGGATGTAAATAGGTGTATAAGAAAGAATTTTCTTTATTCTCCAGTACTGGAAAATGTAAAAGAGTATCATAAGCACTTGTGTTAGAGGTAAGGAAACCGCTATTATCAGTTAATGGATCTCGTGACAAGTAAACGAACAGGTTGGTATCTGTTATTTCACTATTTCTTGTAATATTTGCGGTTAATGTTCCTAATCTTGGGTGATCTGTAATAATGTAAGGATCACCGGATTGCGGAGCTAATTCATATACATCATTATTAGTTTGTGAGGCTAGGAATGTAGCCGATTTAGCCGGTTGTCCCGCTTGTTCAGTGTATAAATGATCTGGATTAAATCCATTAGCAAAATCTAAACCTTCATCAATGGTGTTTTCAGGAAACCCAGTTGCGTTTTGAGCAGCTTGTGCTAATTCTATATGCATCTTTTTTCCTTTGAAGGTCATGTGTCTAGAAGGTACACGATTCCCTAAATTACTGGTATATGAATTAAAGAAAAGCTCATCATCTTTAAATCGAAGTTCCATGTACATAATTCCAGTTCCGCCAACGGCATCTACAAGTCTGTAATATTTTCCTTCATCATTTCTGTCTTCAACTTTATCCATAACAAAATAACTTGTACGATAAATACCATTTAATAGACCTCCATTACGAGCCATTATCGTTCTTTTTCCTTTGTAATTTGTGACAAAGAATGAGGTAAATAAGTTTCCTAATGATCCTCCTTCGTGTATTCCATGTATGTGAGATTTTGAAATAGCTCTATAATCCCAAGCAAACCAAGGGTATTCATCGGCAATTACTTTATTAGTTCCTACCCAATGCCCTTGCATTTTTTCAAGAAAATCAAATCCATCAATGGTAATATCTATTGGTTTCACTTCTGTATCAGGGGGTGTTGGAGGTGTAGGGTTGGTTCCTCCGGTGATATCTCTTACGTTGTCTTCACAACCTATTAAAAAAAGAACAAAAAATGTTCCTAAAAGCAAATGTCTTTTTTTCATAATTTAGTTTCTGTTATTGTTTTCTAGTCCAAATTTCTATTGAGGGTTTATTTCGTATATGAGTGGTAACCTCTAACGTATCTTTATGTTTTACTTTAATTTGATAATTGCTAGAAGTAGTTTGTGTAGCTCCAGATACAGCATCTATAAAAAGGCGGTCTTTATACTGTAAGTTTTTGATGAAAATATCTTTATCAGTGCCTGTTTCTCGAAGTATAGTAGTTCCATCGTTATAGTAAAGAAGTTTACCTACTATATTTTTTCGAACCTTTTCAAACTTATAAGTAGCTTCATAAAATTTACTATTGGTTTTCCAGATTCCAATAATCCTTTGATCAAAGGATTTGGAGCAACCTAGAAAAAGTATTACGGTTATTAATAAAAAACGTTTCATGACTTACTTGTTTAAAGCTGAGACAAAAATGTGAAGGATGTTAGAAAGTTTTTTTGACCTATGTCAAAATCATGTTTTAGTGTTTTTTTTGACCTATGTCAATTTGCATTTATGAATGCAATAGTAGTTTTGGAGAAAACTTTTTAAGATGAAAAAATTAATGTTACGTTGGAATATTGATACACCAAAAGATTTGATAATTATATTCTTTGTGTTTTCAATAACGGGGTCTTCTTCAGTATTAATTGGTAGACCTATTTTGAAGTTTTTAGGAATAACTTTAGAGCATATACATCCTATTATTTACTACCCATTATTTATTATTTCAAGCTTTATATTTTATCAAATATTTTTGGTGATATATGGATGGGTTTTTGGGCAATTCAGCTTTTTTTGGAACATGGAAAAGAAGATGTTAAAGAGGTTTGGAATAACTATTTAATATTTCTCTCTATATTTAAGATATGAAGAGTACAACAAAATGGAGAACTATAATTGCATTAATCTTAATGTACATTGCGATATTTATGAATTGGGAATGGGCATGGGGAATCCTTTTTTTGTTTTGGGTTATTCCTGATTTATTTTCAGGGGTTACCTATTTTGTTGAGCCCATTTTCAGAAAAGAGAATACTATTTTATATTGGGTAATTGTAATTTCCTGGTTATTAATGGCATTATATTCTTTATCAACTTTATTTATAGATATAAATCAATTTTATTAGTAATAATGAAAGACTTTTCTATTATTTCAATATTTAAAAAATACAAATGGAAAATATCTCTTACTTTTCTATTGTTGGTATTAGAAAATATTGCCAAAGTGTTACAGCCTTTGATATTGGGAATAGCCATTAATGATTTAATTAATAAGAAAAATGACGGGCTATGGTTATTTTGTATTTTATATGGAATTGGTTTTGTAATTGGAGCCATTAGAAGATATTATGATACGAGAGCGTATACCTCAATTTATACAAATGTGGCTACAGAAATTGCAGAAAAGCAGAATGAAAAACAAATTGAAGTTTCGGCTATTGCAGCAAGAAGTGCCTTGGTTAAAGAATTAGTAGATTTTTTTGAATATGATGTTACGCAAGCATTTACATCAGCTATTAGTGTAATAGGAGCATTGGTAATGTTGGCTTTGTTTAATTGGTGGATTTTTGGAGGGTGCTTGTTGGCAATTATCATTATTCTTTTGATTTACACTTTTAGTTCTGAACGAATTTATAAGTATAACATTGGATTGAATGATGAACTAGAACATCGAATTAACGTCTTAGAAAAACGAGAACATACAGGGATTTTTAATCACTTTAAAAATATAGCCAACTGGTTGGTAAAGATGTCAGATTTAGAAACCATTAATTTCTCAATTATTGAGGTAGTATTATTTGCTTTGGCAATTTTTGCACTTTATATCTCTGCAAGTGCTGTTAATGCTACCGCGGGAAGTATATTTTCTGTGTTAACGTATGTGTTGGAATTTTCAGGAGGTGTGTTTATGCTTCCTATTATATTTCAGCAAATTATTAGATTACAAGAAATTAGTGCTAGATTAAAAACAATATAAATGAAAAAATGGAAAACAATTGTGGCCTTGGTATTATTAGTACTAGCTGTAATCTTTGAATGGGATTGGTTTTGGGCATTTTTTATCTTGATGGGATTATTGAATGTTTTAAAGAGTAAAACAATTCATTTTGTAGAGGAAGTGTCTCTTGAAGAAACCCCAAGGTTGTATTGGACAATGATTTCGATTTGGACGTTTTTGGCGTTGTTTTCTATTTTAAATTATTTAAATATTTTGACTTAGGTCAAAGAGTAAATAGGCTATTGTACAGAACTTTGCAGTAAATAAAATATACAAAAATGAAACTAATTTTAACCTTAGCACTCTCGGTTCTTGCCTATTTTGGAATGGTTTATTACGGAGTAAGTTCACTTGTTATTTGGATTGTTTTGATAATCCTATGGACTGTTATAGACTATTTTACCTATGATAAACCATTTTCTTGGACAGATTATATTATTTTAATAGTAGTACTATCATTAGTAGAAATGGGTTCTTGGTATAATTATTTTGGAGTTTTATAATCGATTTTGACCTGTGTCAAAAGTAAAATAAACTACTCTAAGGATATTTGTATTAATTAAAAATTTAAAAAATGAGCAAAACAAGATTAATAATATATAGCCTAGTAATTATTGGAACCATTGTTGGTATACCACATTATGTGGCCGACAATTTTAATATAGCTGAATATACGAATGAAACTGTAGATCGTTTCTTTTATATTTTTAACGATTTAAGTGTGCTGTATATCATCGTACCATTTTTTGTACTTGAACTTGTTAGATATCTTGTCACAAAAAGGTTAAACAAAGATTTAGCATTAGATTCAGTAGCGAATGTATTAACAGTAGGGTTTTTTACTGTTATCAATTATATTTTAGGATTTTTATTCGCAACAAAACTATACGTTTGGGCGTGGGAATTTCGTTTTTTCGATGAATTGCCATTGACGTGGGTAACCATTACATCTTGTATTCTTTTAGCTGATTTTTTATATTATTGGGAACATCGACTAATGCACGAATTAGCAGCAGGATGGGTAACGCATACCGTTCACCACAGTTCACCACATTTTAATATGTCAGTAGCGTATAGATTTGGACCTTTAGATGGTTTTTTTCCATTATTTTTTTCGGTACCAGCCGTTATGTTAGGATTTAATCCGTTTTTAATGTTAGCAGCAGAATTGTTTGTGCAAACGTTTCAAGCAGTGTTACATACTGAAATTATAGGTAAATTGTTTAAACCAATTGAGTATATTTTCAATACACCATCTCACCATCGTGTACATCACGGTTCCAACAGACAGTATTGGGATAAAAACTATGCTGGAATTTTAATTATTTGGGATAGAATGCTAGGAACTTTTGAGCCTGAAGAGGAAAAGGTAGTGTATGGTATTTCAGAACCTTTGAATAGTGTGAATCCAATTAAAGTTTTTTTTCATGGTATTACACGTTTTTATGATAAGTTAAAACATACCAAAGGATTTGGAAATAAGCTACTGTCTTTTGTAAAAAGACCCCATTGGATGCCTAAAGGACAAACTTATCCACCACAACAAGTATCTGATAAATAATGTTTAACTTAAAGGAGTTTTAGAAAATGAAGATAGCAAACAGCATATTTAAAGTTTTAGGATATATAATTATTTTAGGCGGATTAGCAACACTCGTAGTTTATGCATTATATCCATCACCAGATGAATGGGAGTATTACACACAAGAAGGGTCTATTGAAACGCAGTATGTTACTAAAGACGTAACAGAGGAAAAGACAAAGAAAATAATAACAACTACAAAAAAGAATGTAAAAAATAATAATGTAGTTTCATTGGTAGGGAAATGGAAAGTGGTATAT
The sequence above is a segment of the Tenacibaculum sp. 190130A14a genome. Coding sequences within it:
- a CDS encoding Crp/Fnr family transcriptional regulator, with translation MQEFIDYIKGFIDVSEETVEHILNVANEETFEKGQQILNIGKTCKYLYFLKEGSVRSFIYQKGKDITHWVYGDKSLFTSWGSYVLQQPSNEYLEAIDECKVIAISYDNWQKLYQEHPELERFGRLMMEQELAVIDEFYKGYYFLSAKEKYELLISAYPRITQIANLGHIASMLGISQETLSRIRVK
- a CDS encoding DUF5777 family beta-barrel protein — translated: MYTKINLFLIVLFLSLSVNAQDDLLNELDKETKNTKLFDLPAFKAMQIGNLQSTKIADKGDLYLIVAHRFGSLKDGIDEFFGLDQANTKIQLVYSFWDGVQLGLSRDSFEKTYSGTAKIAITKQSNKFPLNLVGYVSADINSELKKANYPDLKFGDRMSYTFQVLASRRVSKNLSLEVAPSFVRQNLQDLNATKSRNHNQFLMGIGGRLKVSKRMSVNLDYAYNFNRDSNSIYKNPLTLGIDIETGGHVFQLLFSNARGSNDSAFLTKAQGDWGKGDISFGFNVVRVF
- a CDS encoding YceI family protein, with the protein product MRKLIILVIVLISQSIAAQKYFTRTGTTHFKASVEAFEPVEATNHSSTSILKVDTGDIAAQLFINAFQFKVALMQEHFNENYMDSDTHPKATFRGKLAALSIEKMKSQKEFPLNGILTIRGKKKEVNTIAKVNLQGNTIELQASFSVKPQDFDIKIPSIVRKKIAEQINITIHYELVEKK
- a CDS encoding DUF6787 family protein → MKKLMLRWNIDTPKDLIIIFFVFSITGSSSVLIGRPILKFLGITLEHIHPIIYYPLFIISSFIFYQIFLVIYGWVFGQFSFFWNMEKKMLKRFGITI
- a CDS encoding ABC transporter six-transmembrane domain-containing protein; amino-acid sequence: MKDFSIISIFKKYKWKISLTFLLLVLENIAKVLQPLILGIAINDLINKKNDGLWLFCILYGIGFVIGAIRRYYDTRAYTSIYTNVATEIAEKQNEKQIEVSAIAARSALVKELVDFFEYDVTQAFTSAISVIGALVMLALFNWWIFGGCLLAIIIILLIYTFSSERIYKYNIGLNDELEHRINVLEKREHTGIFNHFKNIANWLVKMSDLETINFSIIEVVLFALAIFALYISASAVNATAGSIFSVLTYVLEFSGGVFMLPIIFQQIIRLQEISARLKTI
- a CDS encoding sterol desaturase family protein yields the protein MSKTRLIIYSLVIIGTIVGIPHYVADNFNIAEYTNETVDRFFYIFNDLSVLYIIVPFFVLELVRYLVTKRLNKDLALDSVANVLTVGFFTVINYILGFLFATKLYVWAWEFRFFDELPLTWVTITSCILLADFLYYWEHRLMHELAAGWVTHTVHHSSPHFNMSVAYRFGPLDGFFPLFFSVPAVMLGFNPFLMLAAELFVQTFQAVLHTEIIGKLFKPIEYIFNTPSHHRVHHGSNRQYWDKNYAGILIIWDRMLGTFEPEEEKVVYGISEPLNSVNPIKVFFHGITRFYDKLKHTKGFGNKLLSFVKRPHWMPKGQTYPPQQVSDK